A window of the Diabrotica undecimpunctata isolate CICGRU chromosome 1, icDiaUnde3, whole genome shotgun sequence genome harbors these coding sequences:
- the Rint1 gene encoding RINT1-like protein: MYFEPDPELKRNVIHNLNEEYGKALLDVNKCLELRNKLLQERKEIEEQLDISNSKFTIGASIKEGEVFVQNTADVVNRSNEVVSKIRTDLEEIQEVRTEIKNYFDKLNALQCTLQYFKVVQHIECLSDELQIEVGKKDDERCVTIFANLTEISRNLADFCGQNLRNYLKDNIYFWHNILKEKLAKDFDEVLKLIKWPFVSANFSLVLPLPTHIQKLQTVCEFLLQIEIPSESSVPVVTTALLSHFQPLCLPIHLLVQPLRKRFIYHFYGARQTNRVDKPEWYLTQILTWIRDHQDFVEKYIQPIIDKLGLLHIEAKLEFIRGLVQIAVEKLFSDLPNLQFDDFTFSHSIDEALGFDKELRETYEYPANQPSILVVLTQAQVFIKWLAMEKKYATEKMDAMLPPNSIEAFDPLTSDVEDLKITTCADAFITLLQTITERYESLYQPGHRLQFLDLQLELLDDFRVRLLQLVNAEEGDIIESRIPAIANSIYYIENVLIDWGTTVHYLGLYRYKSQLEIDKQPSSPALSDFDDDPTCDKTDTVFAETLSLYTHMRKDLLHTLAETVIAEVKLRSKSYRCESWLIMKTEKEFRSLSLTPTACPMFEILSKRLHQLQKSLQSQIFVAVWRSIAQQLDSYLFEDLVLDNRFSVGGALQFKFDITRNLIPLFLQFSERPQNYFTQVIESCNLLNLSKGSALLLRETLLALEGATGIEDTRGKTLKEIGVSYFTPKMAVRILNQRADITVNRIVID; this comes from the exons ATGTATTTTGAACCTGATCCTGAACTCAAAAGAAACGTTATTCACAATCTCAACGAAGAATATGGCAAAGCTTTATTAGATGTTAACAAATGCCTAGAACTTCGGAATAAATTATTgcaagaaagaaaagaaatagaagaacag TTAGATATTTCCAATTCAAAGTTTACAATAGGTGCCAGCATAAAAGAAGGCGAAGTGTTTGTTCAAAATACTGCAGATGTAGTAAATAGGTCAAATGAAGTGGTGTCAAAAATAAGGACTGACTTGGAAGAAATTCAAGAAGTTAGAACAGAAATAAAgaattattttgataaattaaacgCCTTGCAATGTACTCTACAATATTTTAAAGTTGTTCAACATATAGAATGTTTAAG CGATGAGTTACAAATAGAAGTAGGAAAGAAAGATGATGAAAGGTGTGTAACAATTTTTGCAAACTTAACAGAAATAAGTAGGAACCTAGCAGATTTTTGTGGGCAGAATTTAAGGAATTACCTAaaagataatatttatttttggcaTAATATATTAAAAGAGAAACTTGCAAA AGATTTTGATGAAGTTCTGAAACTGATTAAATGGCCATTTGTAAGTGCAAATTTCTCTTTGGTTCTACCTTTACCTACACACATTCAGAAATTACAAACTGTTTGTGAGTTTTTGCTTCAGATAGAAATTCCTAGTGAGAGCAGTGTTCCTGTAGTAACTACTGCATTGTTGTCACATTTCCAACCCCTATGTCTACCCATACATTTATTAGTACAGCCATTGAGGAAAAGGTTTATATATCATTTTTATGGAGCAAGGCAAACAAATAGGGTTGATAAACCAGAATG gtATTTAACTCAAATTCTTACATGGATTAGAGATCATCAAGACTTTGTAGAGAAGTATATACAGCCAATAATTGATAAATTGGGATTGTTACATATTGAAGCTAAG CTAGAATTCATCAGGGGACTGGTTCAAATCGCAGTGGAAAAACTGTTTTCAGACCTACCAAATTTGCAGTTTGATGATTTCACATTTTCTCATTCAATAGATGAAGCTCTAGGTTTTGATAAGGAGTTGAGGGAAACATATGAGTATCCCGCCAATCAGCCAAGTATTTTGGTGGTCCTGACACAggcacaagtcttcattaaatgGTTAGCTATGGAGAAAAAGT atgCCACTGAAAAGATGGATGCTATGTTACCACCAAACTCCATCGAAGCTTTTGATCCTCTCACATCAGATGTAGAGGACTTGAAGATCACCACATGCGCAGACGCGTTCATCACTCTCCTACAAACCATCACAGAACGTTATGAGTCGTTGTATCAACCAGGCCACAGATTACAGTTCTTGGATTTGCAACTGGAACTGCTGGACGATTTCAGAGTGAGATTGCTGCAGCTAGTCAATGCCGAAGAAGGTGATATTATAGAATCCAGAATACCTGCTATTGCCAATAGTATTTATTATATTGAGAATGTATTAATCGACTGGGGAACTACTGTA CATTACTTAGGACTTTACCGGTACAAAAGCCAGCTAGAAATCGACAAACAACCATCATCACCTGCTTTATCAGATTTTGATGATGACCCAACCTGTGATAAAACCGATACAGTCTTCGCAGAAACATTGTCTCTCTACACACATATGCGCAAAGATCTTCTGCACACTCTTGCAGAAACTGTTATAGCCGAGGTGAAGCTCAGAAGCAAGTCATATCGATGTGAAAG ttggcTGATAATGAAAACAGAGAAAGAATTTCGCAGCCTCTCCTTAACGCCTACGGCATGCCCGATGTTTGAGATTCTCTCCAAGCGCCTCCACCAGCTGCAAAAGAGCCTTCAAAGCCAGATCTTTGTGGCGGTATGGAGATCAATAGCCCAACAGCTAGATTCATATCTCTTCGAAGATTTGGTTCTAGACAATCGATTCAGTGTTGGTGGTGCTCTTCAATTCAAATTTGATATCACAAGGAATTTGATTCCGTTATTTTTGCAATTCAGCGAAAGGCCGCAGAACTATTTTACTCA AGTCATCGAGTCTTGCAATTTACTCAATTTGAGTAAAGGAAGTGCCTTATTGTTGCGGGAAACTCTACTAGCTCTGGAAGGAGCTACCGGTATTGAAGACACACGAGGAAAAACGTTGAAAGAGATAGGCGTCAGTTATTTCACACCGAAAATGGCTGTTAGGATATTAAACCAAAGGGCTGATATAACCGTCAATAGAATAGTCATAGATTAG
- the LOC140437352 gene encoding uncharacterized protein, whose amino-acid sequence MPLISTTELNKLVCFQQCLEKSISTTIDHLRKFPSYKYVPDMYVEQEQDRRRDKESIRITVDEIAGNLQSKIEFLKCNSSVSNTDLKKFKHEMIMIQDLIQSLLINSKMKLKALDIEYIDINQDLDYYKEKMFEWSEPVNFKEPSSIKTDYKRPYSNLKCVEMKEFIDFVKRSGGHENGWDKDDHQLFIKFRNKFKDVSIVSQKINEVLPDKSIQDVQEHEVWYKQYMVLKRNKKEALKRWQESKTKPKPSTVANLINDIVKKPVFVNKSENQREKLLQWKLEKEQMLRNNLSIEEIEQQKRREMAEMRKRRNEEMKRIVGEWKAAKNLLDQEYTKRKKEQEENERKRKAAEANKLIKQYQIQDDYYILKMRQHKKRLETLQPVRSKSSQIAKRDPDRLLRPTEQWRNRVQDDTIYPFEEVIPLKKLPKLRVPDWRKKIV is encoded by the coding sequence ATGCCTTTAATATCTACAACTgaattaaataaattagtttgttTTCAACAATGTTTGGAGAAATCTATATCTACAACTATAGATCACCTCAGGAAGTTTCCCAGTTATAAATATGTTCCAGATATGTATGTAGAACAAGAACAAGACAGGCGAAGAGACAAAGAAAGTATACGTATTACCGTAGATGAAATTGCAGGAAATTTACAGTCAAAAATTGAGTTTCTAAAGTGTAATAGTTCTGTAAGTAACACTGACTTGAAAAAGTTTAAACACGAGATGATTATGATCCAAGATTTGATACAGAGTTTGTTGATAAATagtaaaatgaaactaaaagCTTTAGACATAGAGTACATTGATATAAATCAAGATCTAGATTAttacaaagaaaaaatgtttgagTGGTCGGAACCGGTTAATTTTAAAGAACCTTCTAGTATAAAAACCGATTATAAAAGACCGTATAGTAATTTGAAGTGTGTAGAAATGAAAGAGTTCATAGATTTCGTCAAAAGAAGTGGGGGTCATGAAAACGGCTGGGATAAAGATGACCATCAGCTCTTCATTAAGTTTAGAAACAAATTTAAGGATGTATCAATAGTTTCCCAAAAAATAAACGAGGTACTACCAGATAAAAGTATACAAGATGTTCAAGAACATGAAGTGTGGTATAAACAATATATGGTTCTTAAGAGAAACAAAAAGGAAGCTCTTAAAAGGTGGCAAGAATCAAAAACCAAACCGAAACCAAGTACAGTGGCGAATCTGATAAACGATATTGTTAAAAAACCTGTTTTCGTTAATAAATCGGAAAATCAGAGAGAGAAACTCTTGCAGTGGAAGTTAGAAAAAGAACAAATGTTGAGGAATAATCTAAGTATAGAAGAGATAGAACAACAAAAGAGAAGAGAGATGGCGGAGATGAGAAAGAGAAGAAAcgaagaaatgaaaagaatagtAGGTGAATGGAAAGCTGCAAAAAATTTATTAGACCAGgaatatacaaaaagaaaaaaggaacAAGAAGAGAACGAAAGGAAAAGAAAAGCTGCAGAAGCTAACAAATTGATCAAACAATATCAAATTCAAGATGACTACTATATTCTAAAAATGAGACAGCATAAGAAGCGCCTAGAGACTCTCCAACCAGTAAGGAGTAAATCAAGTCAAATCGCCAAAAGAGATCCAGATCGACTACTGAGACCGACAGAACAATGGAGAAACAGAGTTCAAGACGACACTATATATCCTTTTGAAGAAGTTATTCCATTAAAGAAGTTACCAAAGTTGAGAGTTCCTGATTGGAGAAAGAAAATAGTTTAA
- the LOC140442944 gene encoding serine/threonine-protein kinase RIO3-like, which yields MTSPWAKIEQPDPVNLEEILSEEVARQLQIKEYKKRNQKNNEDLKTAVELPDSVKTMFDNICDSEEALVGILQTHYADQSHKIEFNKYSTLLYNCGEDSINDDFVSDSEGEEEILDAKERKFWDKFEYLEPEVDLKPQCHNKVQHKRHMVTNDYEVMSEIQRVCRLKIFPRKHSGKTSKTIECCREKLTYAILYKMIEKQLLKSINGIICEGRESIILHANSDPSSFLDFNLPKECAIKVYKTILSDFKECENFGEPDHRFLNRKGRQVSTRNISIWAEKEMTNLMLMQEAGIPCPKVVTLRKHVLVMEFIGKNQIPAPTLKDPRKLDIDWRNAYEQVIEYMKILFNKVNLVHADLTEDNILWYEGKCYFIDVSECVESSHEKAILCLYRDCINITDFFSKKDVPDVATPNGLFSYITGFDFHDRAALPEIKESLKLKQKPHPFRTPPIELEYHLVKQQIKKS from the exons ATGACGTCTCCATGGGCAAAAATTGAGCAACCAGATCCAGTAAATCTGGAAGAAATCCTATCTGAAGAGGTGGCCAGACAACTGCAAATCAAAGAATACAAAAAACGGAATCAAAAGAATAATGAAGACTTAAAAACTGCAGTAGAATTGCCTGATAGTGTAAAAACTATGTTTGATAATATTTGTGATAGTGAAGAAGCTTTAGTCGGGATCCTGCAGACCCATTATGCTGACCAATCCCATAAAATAGAATTTAATAAATATTCGACATTGCTTTATAATTGTGGAGAAGATTCTATTAATGATG ATTTCGTCAGTGATTCTGAGGGTGAAGAAGAAATTTTAGATGCTAAAGAAAGAAAATTCTGGGATAAATTTGAATATTTAGAACCCGAAGTGGATTTAAAACCACAGTGTCATAACAAAGTTCAACATAAAAGACATATGGTAACAAATGATTATGAAGTGATGAGTGAAATACAAAGAGTCTGTAGATTGAAAATATTTCCACGTAAGCATTCAGGGAAAACCAGTAAAACTATCGAATGTTGTCGAGAAAAGTTAACATATGCTATACTttataaaatgatagaaaaacaacttttgaaaagtattaatGGTATTATTTGTGAAG GTAGGGAATCAATAATACTTCATGCCAATTCAGATCCCTCATCCTTTTTGGATTTCAACTTGCCGAAAGAATGTGCCATAAAAGTCTATAAAACAATTCTATCTGACTTCAAAGAATGTGAAAATTTTGGCGAACCAGATCATAGATTTCTGAACAGAAAAGGAAGACAAGTTTCCACAAGGAATATAAGTATTTGGGCTGAGAAGGAAATGACAAACTTGATGCTAATGCAAGAGGCTGGAATACCTTGTCCAAAAGTAGTAACACTTCGAAAACATGTATTGGTGATGGAGTTTATTGGAAAAAACCAGATACCTGCTCCAACATTAAAGGATCCTAGAAAGTTAGACATTGATTGGAGAAATGCTTATGAACAG GTGATTGAATATATGAAAATTCTTTTTAACAAGGTAAATTTAGTACATGCAGATCTAACCGAAGATAATATCTTATGGTATGAAGGCAAATGCTATTTTATTGATGTCAGTGAATGTGTAGAGAGTAGCCATGAAAAAgcaatattatgtttatatagaGATTGTATCAATATAACAGAT tttttttccaAGAAAGATGTACCAGATGTGGCCACACCAAATGGGCTGTTTAGTTATATAACAGGCTTTGATTTTCACGATAGGGCTGCTCTTCCTGAAATAAAAGAATCTCTCAAACTGAAACAGAAACCACATCCATTCCGTACTCCCCCGATAGAACTAGAATATCATTTAGttaaacaacaaattaaaaagagTTAG